The window TAGATGGTTGATACGAAATTGATGGGCATCAATTATTTATGTGAGCTTTAAAGATTTTAATTTACAATCTGTTCATATTCATAATAAAGAAAGCAAACACAAGCACTGTTCCAACCTTTCCACGATAGTTTTTATCTATCAGAATATTTGCTGATTTGATGTCCCGATGGATATAAACAGGAACGGTATGTTCATGGATATATTCTAGTCCTCTAGCTGAATCTAGAGCAACTTGCACCCTGGTAGACCATGAAAGTGGAGGTCTTCCTGAAATTTTGGAGAAGGTGGGAAAGAGAAGAGTTGGATGCATATAACATATATCTGGAGGTAATAATAGTACACGAACTacattctgtagacatttcattaccTGAGCCTCTCAAATGTTCACTTAAATTTCCATTCTCGATGTATTCATAGACTAGGAAAAGGGAATCTTCGACACAGTAGCCGATTAAGCGAACCTGCGTAATATATCGTTATACGGGTGTCAAAGAACTATACGCTGCTGCTTTAATAGTACAATTAACAGAGATAAAAGGTAGGACGAAGAGGGTGATGTAACTATCTACTGTCAATTAATAGTGAGAAATCGGGAGCCAAGATGTAATCTGTAAACAATTACAATAAATTAAGATTATGTCAAGCTTAAATAGTACAATTTACAGAGATAAAAGGTAAGACGAAGAGGGTGATGTAACTATCTACTGTGAATTAATAGTGAGAAATCGGAGCCAAGATTTAATATGTAAACAATTACAAGAAATTAAGATTATTTGACATAATTCCTTTTGATCGTTTAGGGCCCTGGGCATAAGAATTGGTTTAAATCAATAACCTCAGTGTGTAAAATTCACAAGACCAGTTGTCCTCCCCTTAAGGTTAAGTGTGCTATATGTTGATTCAATTACAGACTTACAGTCATGTCAATGCACTAAACTTCAATCGTTTACAACATCAATTACATCTATCATTTCatatatcataaattcataatgaaGTGGTCTGTTATAATAGAAGTAAAAGGAAATAAAAGTACTCCAAAGACATCGAGATGATCTATAACTAATTATACTACAATAATGACCGGTCTGAATCATTTTTTTGCTAATAAGTTTCTGGTCTTGTAACTTTTGAGTTGGCCAAAAATGTTCTTCAGGAATATGCCCACAGCAATGTATCCTTCATTCAGATCACACATTGCCAAACTTGCACACATTTATTTATGTCAGTCCAATAAATTGTGTCTCTAGAAATAAAGGATATTACATGTGTTTTGCTGCAGTAGATATATACAAAGGCAGCACAGCATATATAGCTACAGAGGAAACACAAAAATCAGAAGCTACAAGGAAAAATATGAAGAGGGACATTACCAAGTTAAGATGATGAACATTCGTTAAAACCTTTAATTCAGCAAGAAATTCTTTGGATGCTTGCATATCCATCTTCTTAATTGCGGCTTTCTGCACTAATACCACTATTAGCGTtccaaataaaaactagaattgaatatatatacCTACCAAAAAAAAGATCTACTTGCAATTGCAAATCTTCCAATATATCAGCTTAACGAAAACAAGGCATCGAACACAAGATCAACCCACTTGAGCTCCTAAGCAGCCTTCTCAAGCTCAAGATGAACACACTTGTCTATAGATTTTAGCGATAGATACATAAATCACACCATtatgcataaatatataattatagagCATGGCACCTTTCCAATATCAACATCAGCACCCCCCTTAAATCTGACCCTACAGGTTTAAACTCCGAGTACAAGTGGCCTATGCAGAGAAAACTTATATTTACATCATTTAAagtcagaatatatatatatatatataaaataccaATTAAAAAACTTTTTAAGGTAATAACAACAATAAAGTAGCAGATCATTTTGGAAGACAAATATAGCTCATGTGAGTAGCACTTAACTATGACCAATGATAAGTTCCAATGGAGTCTAAATAAGTGGCAGGTCTTAATGATATATAAACTACAGCTGCAGGTTACAAACCTCGCCCCTTAGTTCAGCGTAGTAAACGGCGCCAAAGCCACCTTGTCCAATCTTAAAGCTAATATTGAAGTCATTTGTAGCCTTAGCTAGCTCATCCAACGAGAACTCCACAGATTTATCTACAGTTATGCCCGTCAGGCGTGGAGTAGCCACGACTGAGGACTCTTCATCTTTAAGCAAAGTGCCACCATGGTCTACAATCAGCAGAAGGTAAAATCAGACTACAGCTGCTTGTAAATTACTGGACAAGTTGCACTTACAAGGATataaacacacaaataaaatgCTAAACCTGCATTACAGAAAACTGATTGGGATGTGAAAAGAATTGGCAAGAAGTTAAACTATCATATACAGACACGAGGACTTGAGCAAAGTAAAAAATATTGGTCAAAATAGCCATTGATACACTAATACACTTGCTACTAGCGAGATGAACATATACAATCAAGCCATATACCTGCgtgcaaaaaaaaatcaagccaTATGCTTGCTATGAACGTAGTCTATAATGCAGAAAAGCATCATATGTATACAGAGAAAGTTGATAATAACTttggggtgggggtggggggggtAATCATATGCCAATCCAATTTATAAGTGAAACTGTACAGACTTCTCACTAAATTTGGAATCCACCTGAAAAATCAGGAATGTAAGATCCTCAGAAATTTTGCAGAAAAATACCTTCCACAACAAAGCCACCTGGCGTCTCCAAGACCTCTCATTTATGTAGTGACAAATTGATAAATACCTAACTGTATACTGCAACCTAAATGTTACTAGAGACATTGTAATTGATGTGACCCAACTTACTGAAATTGTTCCTCTTGCAAAAAATATTACAAGGTGGTCACCGGAACCTAGTGATTCCTAATATACCGAGCCCCTGTCTGCCCAAGAACTCTTCTTCTCTAAAATTACCAGTTCATTATCTTGATTGTCTAAATTCTTACAACAATACTATATATCGGGTAAATTCCAGACTTCCAGTGTCATATTCATTAAGCAGCCGTTTTTTAGGTCAATATACAAACACAAGTGGAAGAAAAAATAACAGAAAATTTTGAGAATACCACGACTAGAAGGATCTTCACTTGCTGTCGAGAGTCTGAATTTCTCAACCTTCTTCTTTCTGTAAAATCCAAAATAACCCACTAGTAAAAGCAATCCTGCTACAACCGCTACAGCAATTCCAGCTATGCCTCCAGTTGAAAGCCCTGGTTCCGTAAAATCAAAACATAAGCTCAAACATAATTAAGACTCCATGCTATTTTCTTAAATCTCACACATGAATGAACAAAGTTAAATCAGCCAGCTTAAAATGTTAGACCTCCTTTACTGCAAAAAGAAAAACGAACAAAACAGAATCAGAGTCAGATGTTAATTAACAAAGAAAATTTACCGTGCTAAATCAAGTTACAATTTATTAGGCATTAGCACTCTGAAATCAGAAGCATAGATATGCTACCTGGATTTGAAGGGTACGAAATTCCCATCTTTATCTGCAAAAGAAGGGCAACTTTAGAAAGACATGCTGTAGCAGAACTAAGCAAatgtaaaattaattaagctgCACTTACAATATATCCATATAACTATCAGTATTTACAAAGATTAGAATACCAACTTCTAAGGAATCAAATAGCATCCATATAAACTAATTACAACCAAATGACTTTTTAGTACATACACTACATATCTAAGTGATGTCAAATACTCAATTCTATCTACGACGAAATTCAAGCTTATGGAAACAGAAAACTCACCTCTGCCAGGAACATACACGATTCCAGTCCCCGCACTAAAATCAGCACCCGGATTATACCTCCTCAACAAATCCGCACCATCCGTCCCCGCACTAAAATTCAAGTCCCTCACAATAGACTCCAAACTATCCTCAGGACGGAGCGGATACGTCACAAACAATCCATACTCTTTCGAAACCTTACTATCCCCACAAGAGCAATTAACGGTAACATTAACAGAACTAGTATCCGGAATATTATTCGGATTAAACGAATTAAACTTCTGCACCCAATTACTATCAGTCAAATTCGAATAATAAGTTTTCGCAATTTTATCATAAGTATCACCACTCCGAACCTTATATCGAAAAACATGGCCTAAAAATTGCTTATCAATACACTCACAACTGAAAGGTAAATCAATTCGTATCGTAGATTTAATACTATCCTTGTTCGGAATCTCCTCCTTGTTGTAGCTTATAATTTCGTCTATTGATTTGCTCGAGATTTCTGATATGAAGGTGAGATTGTTCTGGTCCCAGACATAGTAAGAGCCCAGAGCTAAGTCACAGCCTGTTGCGCACTGCGAGTATGCGTGACTGTATAGTGAAGCGAGTATCAAGAAGCAGAGCTTGAGGTTGAAGAACATGGTGGAGGATTAAACCCTAGGTTGCATTGGGAATGGTGAGATTGGGGGAGTTCGAGAGATATGAGAGTTGACTTGGAGGTTTGAAGCGTTGACTGGTTCGCAGGTTTGGGGGTTTGTTAAACTGAGTTGTGTAATAATGGAGGCGGTGGCGGTTAAGGTActgtattaaatatttaaatgactTAATTAAACGGTAAGTTTAGTTGGCGTGTTGTTTGTTTCGTAGCTGGCGCAGTCTTTTTATACTCTGTCAAACTACTGGACTCTGttccaaattaatttttcataattttactttgttatctgaattatttaataaatttctgaaaatctgaaaatatatattctaaaacaaataatttacattttaacaatatatttataattttttattatataataaatgcgAACTTTAGTTAAAATGTGGGTAGTTTGATCagagaaaaatcaaaattagatagTAGTATATGATTTGAAACAGAAATACTacttttttgatgattttgaaatgcatcataattttagatttttttaacgtaaaaaagtttatatgtaaaatatttttccctCATAATCaactttaatattaattatcataaaaatattagtctagtgatgtactccctccgtcccagtcaattgtattccgtttccttttttggatgtcccatcatttctatacattcccaaaatagcaactttttataatataaaatactattacacccactaccttcttccactatcttcattctataataataaaaatactattacacccactgctttcctccactatctcaaatctattattaaaaataagtgggacccaccacttcacccactttccatctaactttactcatttcttacactttttcttggtctccgtgtcaaATCTCAATGTATATTATTcatcgggacggagggagtattcttttattatactcccttcgtctcgGTATTGATCCTCCGTCTCGATATACATGTTCTTTTTatggaaaatatttaaattaagtaTATGTTACTCTCTTCTTccaacataaatttatttttatattttgacttttttgaaactccatttcattcttACTTCTCAATACACTAAATCCATGTATTTAATGTGATTTTTCTGAAAATCTcctttattctcatttctcaatatattaattaatgatatacAAGATGAAATTATATCTAGCCaatcttttttcttaatatatagatattttttttaagaaaaaacatTTATAATGGTAAGGGATGAGCATGTGAATAATTTTAGTGAATCTCGTGTAAAAATTTAATTCTTGATCAGAGAGTTTTACTTTTCAGAAACGTGTTCGTGGAATTTACTTGGTTTAGCCTTTAGCGTGTCGCACCAGAAATCATGGGATTAAGTAGACACGGATGTATCTAGCGCTTACCTGTCAGTGACGCGGTGAGTGGCAGAAAGTCGACCGTTTTCCAGGGTATTCACTTTCTAACAACACGGCGTCTAATTTTTTGGAGGATATTTATCTAGCTTTCATTTTCGAAcgttttttttgataaaaaaaacattatttaaCATGTTAAAATCTACacttcattttataaaaaattcagaCCCAAATATAATGTAATTATAGATTTTTCTTCCAAAATTCAAACAGGAAATTATTCAACATTAATAAATCATATCCGAGCCATATATTctgatgattttttatattaattataaaaattagtatTATATGGAGCCTTCATTTTCGGGTAATTGTCTCATTAATGCTTCTCGTTTCATTTCAGCCCATCGATACTGCTGGAATCCAACCAGTCATGTTTAGTTGTTCAATCCCTAGAGGCCCAGTAGGCCCGTACTTACGATGTTGAACAACGTCTATTATACGTTCGGAGCCAACTTCTGTTTCGTTGTTTACCCCTCCGTCCccttcaattgtttacattgaaaGGGGATACGGAGACAAaaacaatgtatgaaaaataagtaaagttagatgaaaaatgggtaaaataatggcctactaatatttaataatagatttgagatagtggaggataCGGAGACAAaaacaatgtatgaaaaataagtaaagttagatgaaaaatggaTAAAGTAATGGTctactaatatttaataatagatttgagatagtggaggaaagtaatgggtgtaataggagtagtttttattgttaaatatgagatagtagcggaagatagtgggtgtaatgatgagaaaaacttattatttataataagtaataacgtaaagaaatgagagggacattccaaaataataaccgtaaaaaaaatgagagggacaatATTTGTCACACAGCCAAACTTCTATTTAAACTGTACAGAGTGTCAGAAAAGTTTGATTTGTTGAAAAGTTCATCGAACATTCTTCTTCTTTCCGGTTATCCTCGAACATTCTTATTTACTTTCAACTATTCAGCtaattaaattcaattaatttagaGTCTCGTACTGACAAATTCTTGTTTTTTCACCAAATAAGACGCGCTAAACATGTCCTGTTTCATATATTACTCTAATACAACTATACAAGGTTTTAATTTtgttgatatttacttattccgttttgaaatatagatcgcttgactttttggcacacaattctaagtcgtagttaaaattattattattaatttttttttgaattataatattaatcatatatttatattcaaaaaaaaaatcaaaaataatgattttaactatgCGGTCAAAAGACCTAAAAGcatgtgtcaaaaagtcaaacgacttatatttcaagacaAAGAGAGTAAACAATttctactccttccgtcccggtcatttctatacagtttcctttttgagaTGTCCCATCTTTTTTATACATTCATAAAATAGCAactttaataatgtaaaacactattacaccaactactttcttccactatcttcattttataataatataaacactattacagctactactttcctccactatcacaaatctataattaaatacaaatgggtcccgccactttaccaacttttcatccaaatttactcattttttacattttttttggtCTCCGTGTCTACACCAAATGTATACTATCTGTTGGTATAAGATATCATGCTGACgtaaatcataaaattaaatggAAGACGAATTATCTTGAATTAATCTGCCAAAAATCAGATGTAATTTACATTGACCAGTGGAAGACTCGCAATTATCGGTGCCTTGTGTAGACATGAATGCATCATGGCTCATGGGTAATGGAGTTGAGTTGATGTTAGGCGCGAAGGGGAAAGTCAAGACGACTTTTATATTAGTTGTAACTTGCAAGACGACTTTATAGTTTATACGACGGGAGCACCTTTGATTCATGTAGTGCGATGGTAGAGGCCCAAACATAAGGGAAACAATGTTAAGTGAAATATCCAGATCTCGTATCTAATATAAATGAGAAAGGAAACACATGGTTTGGGTGTGGCTCAAAACTTAAATTAAGGTCTTCATCTCCATCTGTGATCTCTCTTAGGAGTAACAAACATGTCGGAAGTTAGAACTTATTCTGTTCCCATTCTTATGACATGgcttataaataattatgtaaCTTGAAAAAGAACTACATACTCAAAAAAAAGTGAACTCATTTTTTTCTCTAAAATTGGTTTCACCCACACTGATAATGAATATTTGTTTCACAATGTAGGTCgtttaatttttttcacacatatttaaattttttttatcacataactaaaattattatatttatctttgtttccgaaatataatattaatcatattttagaaaagaaattatttaaagataataattataataatgaagATAACTTAAAAGTATATGTCAAAAAGTTAAATgatgtatattttaaaacggAAAGAAATTTTTGTAACTTTTATATCACAGTTCTTACTTTATAAAAGGGCGAAGAGTCAAATAAGTAATGAAAAAAATGTCTCAAACTGActttaaatcagattttgacTTATTTTTGATTATAAACCGAATTCTGATTTTATGTTGCGGCTTAAATATGGGACAAACAGATTTAAGATACATTACCCTATTCTGGTGATTGTACAGTTCATCAGTAACATGGTATTATCGTGTACGACTGTAACTTTGACTTTTCTTTCTGTGTTTACGAGTAGTATTATGAGTTTACTATACACACTTGCACCACAAGATTCAGTTTATTTCTCTTATTATTGTGTGGCATGGGCCGCATGGCTATCTAGTGACGTTACTGCACAGAAAATAGAATACTTTATGTTTAAATGTACGGAATAGAGCGTTGAGTCTGGACTCTGAAGGTGTGCTTCCAGTTTACAGCTAGCGAGTAAAACTTATACATCTAGTTCTCTGTATTTGCacttatttatattcaaaaatctAATCATTATAAACTCAGAAAATTCTTCGCAATATCGAAAACTACACCACGTCGGCCATTAATTATGTTATGATTTCACATACGAatattaatgttgtgtttggttgggatgaaaatagaaggaatggaatgagatttgGATTATAATCTAGTTGAATGTATAGTAATTTCATTCCTTCTACCATTCTATTCCAATCATCCTTATTTAGAGCTCAAATCCTCCATTTTGTGAAGGaatgcttcattctttatcatatctattttctacccaaatcttatcatataaaatttgtattccATTTTCTTCAAAGTTATTTCTCCTACAttctattattttcatttatttttacgcattccattccatttcatTCATCCCAACGAAACACAACATAAGTGTGAAAGCAATGAAATATGCAATTACGAGTGATTCAGAAACGCAAGTATGGAAGCTTTAGTTATAAGCTTAGGCAAGGTCACCGTCCCATAAATTCCACAACCGTAATCGTACCCTACTTATCACACGTTTAACCAACTACATATTTTCCCGAATTGAATAATCAACATCCTATATTTCTATTTAATTATGATTACCGAAATTCAACTCTCACGCAAGCATTGACCATTTCTATATTTGACAAAATTTAGATCATGGACCAACCAGCCATCCCATTATATATACCTGTCACGACTTTCTTACAACATAACTCCGTCTCGCCACATTCGAATACTCAAGAACAAAGCCAAAAAGATATGAATAGGTTTCACTTGTCTCTCTTCGTTTTCGTTCTCTTATGTACTGCATCAACTAGAGTTTCCGGCATCAGGCTCGGGCAGCCGTTTCCGAGCCCGGCTACCAGAGGGGAACGTGTTACTGTCCCTATTGCACAAGACTCCCGTGTCAGCAGGAGAACTGCAGCGGAGAAACATGTGTTTCGGCCTAATGTGAAAGCTCCGATCGCTGCAGGTACTTTTGAGGCGGAGAAGAGAAAGGTTCCCACCGGACCCAATCCGTTGCACAACAAGCGATGATAGCTTAGCAAAGCCATATGATATGGATATACATCTAGCTGCTTCAACTATCATGTTgggttgttttttttattttttattattattgtttttctttCATAATGCTGAGTTGCACACGTTAGTTACTTGATTGTAGGGTCATGAAGATTTTGTATAGAAGATGAATATACTTAGATGtatgattatttgattattcTGAATTAATAATATCATTCTTCCATGTCTGAGTACTTGGTTTGGTTGTAAGCTTGTGATGCTTTCAAGTTCTTATGAATTACGGTATCCAGTTGGTCTCTATTACtgtaatagtactccctccgtccgcttgggggacggggacgcgacacggactttaatgctctcgtaaagtatagttctataacttatttttaaaatttttcttttctgtataaaagtttgaatgttattttttattcagaaaagaaaaattttaaaattaagttatagaactatgttttacaagatcattgaagtgcgtgtcgagcagtgaaaaagaaacgtatggaattaaatgggacagagagggagtagtatattaagcaacaaaaaaaaagttaggatAACAGTGAGACCGCTTAATATGTAAAGCGAGTGTAATCGAGAAAAATAGTCACGGCAGTCtattcttatattaatttttttatatttgatatattttgaaatataaaatattagatcagaaatttcaaaaataaaatataaaaaattggttGAGAGAAAGTAATTTCGTAATTTATTTACATTAGTATATAGGTAACGAATTTCTAGCACACACAAGAAATCTATTCAACATTACCACCACAGTATGTAGGTAACGAGATGTCATATACAGAAAAATGCCTCGATCGTCTGTATTTCCTCGGTAGCCGCATGCACCATACAGATCTGAGTTTCCGATGCTTATCTCTCAAATGCCTAGTTGATGTTTTCATCCCGTCCAGGATGATCAGGCTAGGTGTGTAACTATAGCGATGCAGCCGAGAAGGTCCCAACTCATACCCGAACTCATATTCAAGACTCTCAACCTCATTTAACTTGGTATCACACCATTCGTGACATCCACTGAATACAATCTCGCCGCTATAGTTAAAACACTTGGGGATCGTAAAAATATACGTAGTTTTGATATTTATCGTGTACATCTTACTCCAAACACCACGTCCGTCGTTGAATTGGTACAGCTCCAGGCAATTTCCCCGGGTGAGTGAATACTCTATTCGGGCGAGGCAATCATTCACACTGCAGAGACTGTAACGCTTACCAGCAACGCATGTAAGTCCAAGGCACGTAAACCTGTTAGTTCTGGCCTCGAATTTGAGTATTCCGGGGCTCCTGAAATACCCCGTCCAATAAGGATTGCCCTTCACAATGACCGCGGGAAACTCATCTCCTGCATAAGGAATTCGGAAGGCTCTGATGTTGATCCAACGATTTGTTTTAGTCGAATAGACAACAGCCGACGAAGAATCAAATTTCTTGGCTACTAATTTAAAATCTTCTGTCGCGGAGTCCCAACAAAAGCCAAACAAGCTATACTTGCTATGTTTCGGGAGTGGAATTTGCTTGTAGACATGCAAAATCGGGTTCCATAATATGAAGCAATTGCGCGACTCAGAGACGCCGCAGACTAAGCCAGTGACGGATCCAACCAAGCCATCGAAAGATGCGGGGACATCTTCGATGTGCGATTCGGTTAAAGTAGTGCGCGAGAGGATCCCTATACCACCGGGACATGTTCGAATGAGATAATCTTCCTTGCGATTAATATGAGATTTGACGAAATTGGGGTGAGAAAAAAGAGCCATCCATGATTTAGAGACGAATTTAAATCGTGCAAGTGATGCAGCGGGTAGTCGAGTCAATATCTCTTCGAGGATTATGTGTTCGGGAAGAGAAGGAGACATAGTTAATTGCTAAAGAAAAATCAAACGCAGAGCAGAGACAAAGTGATTTGTATACTGTGGAATTACTGGAGGATCTATATATAGTGTCTAAATTATCACCATTACCAAAATTAGTTTAGCATGTCGATAATATATACACGCTTTTTGCTGCCTAGAATATGATTATTACCAAAATTACTCTCCAGCGTGACTGTTCAAGAAAATCTTTTAGACTTTTTCTACCATGTATCCCGTCATTGACTGCATCGGCGTGAATGGATAGAGTTATCGATTCAAGTCATAGGAATATATGGGAATTTTTTTGGAtagatcaatttttttttcgtcaaataaaaatataatcggtactttttttaaattaattaaaatttttctaataaatcgAGAATGATGTTGATGTTCAAATCACTTTCGCACGTCAAAGACTGAAGAGTGCATTGTATTACCGGACTAGCGGAGGATCTATATATAGTGTCTGCATTATGAacgtaaataaaaataaattgtaaataaatttttaaaaatctaaaaatattgtcTGAAATACTAGaactcaaaatttaatatttggatgtaaatcattcataaaaaatatgcgaaactcaatatataatattttcagaaTTTCAACTAACGATCGaatgatatttttaatacaaattttttaaatgaatGACTCATTTGAATCATGTTCATGTTTAATGatgattttaaaacaatttaaataagTGAATGatacttttgatattttcctttTTAGCTAAGGCTCTGTAAACAGATTCTATCAGCGTAGATTTGATTATTTCGTGTAGTCAATGACTCTGGTcgtaaaatatattatcctaCGAGTACTTTAAATATTCTTCTATATTTTAAGGTTGTCCAATCTTTATTCACAAGTTACACCTAAAGTcatattttttactatttagCAAAAAAGTTAAAAGTCATATTTTTTCTTCGGCGAGACtctaaacaaaatttatacagTAAAAAAATATCGGTAGACCGAACTATTATAAACAACATAGTACTACAAGAGTTTTAACTTGCGAACTGTGAAAGACATGAGTTTCCTGGCAGGGGGGAGATTAGCGGGCAAAGAAGCTGCTTATTTTTTTCAAGAATCCAAACAAGCTGTGAGCCGTTTAGTTGACAAGAACAAGAAGATTACCTCGTATGATTCATTTGTTAAGGAATTACAAGTAGAATCGTCGGAGTCGGCTGATATTTTGCCGGAGATTCTTAGGCATTCTTTGCCGTCTAAATTGTTCCGGCCACCGACTGAATCTTCTTCTGATTCTCTCTCAGCTACCAAGTGGGCTCTTCCTTATGATCCAAAGAGTTTTAACTCTGTGTCCCGTGATGCGATTAATCCCCTTAAATCTTATGTTTCTCTGCCCCAAGTCACTTTTGGCCCTAAaaggttctctctctctctctctctctctctctctctctctctctctctctctctccctcccccttctctctctctctctctctctctccctccctccccttctctctctctctcccctctctctccctctcccccccccctctgtgtgtgtgt of the Daucus carota subsp. sativus chromosome 4, DH1 v3.0, whole genome shotgun sequence genome contains:
- the LOC108219038 gene encoding chitin elicitor receptor kinase 1: MFLAEIKMGISYPSNPGLSTGGIAGIAVAVVAGLLLLVGYFGFYRKKKVEKFRLSTASEDPSSRDHGGTLLKDEESSVVATPRLTGITVDKSVEFSLDELAKATNDFNISFKIGQGGFGAVYYAELRGEKAAIKKMDMQASKEFLAELKVLTNVHHLNLVRLIGYCVEDSLFLVYEYIENGNLSEHLRGSGRPPLSWSTRVQVALDSARGLEYIHEHTVPVYIHRDIKSANILIDKNYRGKVADFGLTKLTEVGSTSLPTRLVGTFGYMPPEYAQYGDVSPKVDVYAFGVVLYELISAKDAIVRVNNSAAESKGLVGMFEEAFNEPDPVEGLSKLVDPRLGDDHPIDSVRKLAQLARACTLENPQLRPSMRSIVVALMTLSSSTGDWDVGSFFENHDMVNLMSGR
- the LOC108217528 gene encoding F-box/LRR-repeat/kelch-repeat protein At2g27520 translates to MSPSLPEHIILEEILTRLPAASLARFKFVSKSWMALFSHPNFVKSHINRKEDYLIRTCPGGIGILSRTTLTESHIEDVPASFDGLVGSVTGLVCGVSESRNCFILWNPILHVYKQIPLPKHSKYSLFGFCWDSATEDFKLVAKKFDSSSAVVYSTKTNRWINIRAFRIPYAGDEFPAVIVKGNPYWTGYFRSPGILKFEARTNRFTCLGLTCVAGKRYSLCSVNDCLARIEYSLTRGNCLELYQFNDGRGVWSKMYTINIKTTYIFTIPKCFNYSGEIVFSGCHEWCDTKLNEVESLEYEFGYELGPSRLHRYSYTPSLIILDGMKTSTRHLRDKHRKLRSVWCMRLPRKYRRSRHFSVYDISLPTYCGGNVE